A window of Populus trichocarpa isolate Nisqually-1 chromosome 17, P.trichocarpa_v4.1, whole genome shotgun sequence genomic DNA:
TCAAATACATGTTGCAGGTTTTGGAAACTCTAGCACTTCCCGTGGCTCCTACTCCAAGAAAATCTATAAATGGTGGTGATGTAGTAGTGATCTCAAAGGAGCTGGCTTCTGTGTTCTCTGCAACTGAtagcgatgatgatgatggttcACTTACTGTGGCTTGAGTTGCTGATGATGCCATGGCGTCTGAGAAACCTGGAAAGTGACGGTTGCTTGATTGTTGCATGGCATAGAAAACAGTGCATGTGTCACTATCTCGTAGCATATTGTAGTGCATCTGGTGACCTGCTAATTTTTAATTGGCCCATATGAAAGATGAGAAATAATAAACAAGGGATTTCACCATATTAGCTCCAATAAGTAATCTAAATGAgagtaaaattttataaaaggaaaagaaagttaATAACACTTCATGGGTCTTTGGCTAATGTATTTCTGTCCAATTGGTGTTTAGAATTACCGATTGCTTCtctaaaaatctcaaaaaagaatgaaaaacttTAAACATTAAGAGAATAACATAGGAAACGAATGCTATTCTCTGACAAAGAACTTGAACCAAATCAGAGGACTAAATGAACACGAAAATTAACCACGCCGAGCTTTAAAATGTGAGGACAAGGCTTGATGTAAGTAAACATGGAAGAATGTGCTAAATTTGATGTAAAGATGCCAATGTGAGGAAGCACAGAAGCCCAGATGCACAAAATGCATAGAATTAATGAGACAATGTAGAAAGTGGGGAATGACAAAAGGGACAAACCTGAAAGGAATCTAGATGTCTCTTCTGCAAGAGATCCATGGTGACTTCTAGAAAACAAGAGTTCCGCAGTCATCTTGCCGTAGGTACTATTACAGCCACCAATCAGAGGTGAAAAGGGGAGGCAAGATGGTTTGATGATTCTGCTATTGCAGATAATGTTAGAGTTGGGATCTGTGTTCTTGACTGTATTTCTGCTCACATAATCACCAGCATTGTCTACCCTTCTTTGAACAGCTTGAGTACGCTTTCTCCTCCTGTAAATGCAGGATTGCTCTCTGTATTTCCTAGCCATTACAATATGCCAATGATTTTTAACAGCATTATCAGTCCTCCCTGGGAAAAATCGAGCAATCAAGGCCCATTTGTTACCATAAACTCTATGAGCTGCCATTAGCctttcttcttcgtcttcatTAAAAGCTGTTCTGTTGATCTTTGGATCCAACTGATTGAACCATCTCAATCTACAGCTCTTACCTTCAAACTCAACAAAGATGACAAGTAAAACAAAACGTGCACAATAATCAGAGCTATTAAAAaccagccaaaaaaaaaacttaatgtgGACTTGCAGCCTCTTTTATTACCTGATCTTCCTCGCAACTTTTCTGCTATAAGGTTCCAGTTTTGAGGTCCATAAAGAGCAACAAGTTCCTTGAGTTTAGAGTCTTCTGCTGGTCTCCAATGCCCTCTATTACAAATCTTCGGCTCCCTACCTTCCATTATGTCTTTCCCGTTCACTAAACTCTCCTCAATGTTTTCTATACGTGCAGCCTTGTGTTTTTGTTCTTTCCCACCATCACCAACTTCTTCACTGCACTGGTTATTCTCCAACCTATTGCTGCAGGATTTTCCTTCTAGGGCAAAACCCCTTTGGCCCATGTCAAAACACACTGAGGAGCAAATATTCAGTGGCATTCTATGGCTAGGATCAACAGAGAGAGAACCCATGTCATTAAGAGTTTCCATTGCTGATGAGTTGCAAGGTGTAGCAGTAGAGGTGGTATAATGACTGGGAATGCCATCATTTTCTAGGTGACAACAAGTGATGTTGTGGGAGTGTTGCAAGGTCATCTCCATAGGCCAAAAACGGAAAAACTAGTGCAggagaaaacagtgaaagaAAGCAGTGGAGATTGGAAGGAAAGCATGAAAGCAAAGCAAGCTCTGcaaatgtgtttgtttttgttcttgttgtaaCAGAAATCCTCACGGCCTCTCTTCCTGCCCTGCCAAGCAGTTCCGCTGCTCTGACTCACTCTGACCTCTAATTTGACTCTTTCTCTATCACATTACCTCACAGCGCGTGTATAATAACACCTTACAAAtacggttcagtttttttttatcagctcTCCACGCTCCACAGCCTTACAAACTGATCCACCGGACCCTTGAGTTGTACATCAAACGCCTTCCTGCAAATACGGTTAGTTTTGATGtcctgaattaaaaaattaaaaattaaaaatatattattttaatatatttttaaataaaaaatattttaacaatatcAAACGCTCTCTGTATATATCCTCATCTGCGAGTGGTACTGGTAACAATGATTTTAACATTTTCTCACTCACACGTGTGCATGTCATCTCTCCTGTCAGTTGTGATGTCACAGACTACACATGTAAAAAATTCAGGGGGGGCTGTAGTTTACCTTGACAAAAGAAGGATACCATGATGCTGAGACCGGTAGCAGCagttttataagaaattaatttttttattttttttattattttaatgtacttatatttaaaataatttttttaaaaataaaaaatattaatttaatatattttaaaaaaactttaaaaagtaaatattatCACTCtcaaaagtattattattaaggaaaaaacaaattattagtgTTGAATCCAAACACCATGGATCAAGAGTAAATTTACCATGaattataatagtaaaataataatttttttctatatttcaaAATTACTAAATCAAATCATGcctagaataatatttttgtaatagTCAAAATGTCATTTATGAATTAGAAGGGGGCAAGATTGTTTTTACACGTGTTTTAAAATGACTTGACCACTACTAAAAGTAAAATTTTGTTAACTTGGTTCTATGGgctttaatgtatttttttcttttttaaaacaattaaataacatatttacccttaaaattaattttaaaaaaactttggtcAAAGAACCTTTAAGTCTATTCATATtgagctttaaaaaaaacaataataaagttattaaaggGCTCTTCtgtaattgatttaatatagatactattaaaaaaatcaagttgacaTGTGAGGTAGACACGCCAACATGTAAATGTCCCCGTGCTTTTTAGGTGGTGCATGGGACGTCATGCGATGGTCATATGGTAGCTTTCAGGGTGGTATTCGGTTTGTCTCGGCTTCCTCTCCATCTAAGTGCAATGCATGTTCCAAATGGATGTACGCTTTGGCACATGTgaccccccttttttttttttttcttcttcttgatttcaTAGTTGACCATGCAAAATTTAAAAGCAAcctttcattttgttatttcttcatatttgatccctgctttttattgttatttgtttatttaagatgatttataaaattggacctttttttcaactttattcccctttaattttttttatctttcacatttagtcctttttcttttaattgatgtttttttatctgagaTGATTTTacgtatttatttttttatgatttcatccttcgtgagttttttttctaccagtttaatccttattattttaattactatatttttcccttgaaaattttttaaaattgatttttttttatttcatgcttcaacattttatttgttggaaattgagcttcttgattaaGCTCAGGTCTAAGATTTCATGAGTTGCAAGTTTGGTAGATTAACccaaatttagaaaatttgcttgggtttgcttctttttttaaagctctttttttttttcaacttcatctcttaatatttatttaaatggaGATTGGACtccattttaatttgttttatatatgatttttcactaattttgataataaatcaGGTTGTttcgagtctttttatttgtctttctatgttcaatttaacttttttttcttagaaattttcttttaaaattaaattaaattaattgattaaatataaacatgagTTTTCATTATAATTCGTTGCTCTAATGGCATTTGCGACCTCTTCTAGTGTTGACATAGAGTCTTTTACAATGACATTTGAACTATTTCAATAAGCTCTTTGTGGTGGTTGAACAATGTCCACGGCAAAACAGCAATAGGGCTTTGATGGGATTTTATTTCTTCTCCTCCCgattatgattaattatttcctctttttgttcatgttatttatgatgtcatttttaaaatcatattattaaattaactgacTTTATTGTACTCATTTGAGTCAATAATTTggatgttatatttttcttacttcttCAAAAACTCTAGCCtcatcttaacattttttttatgttagtaaaAATTGTACTTGGCTCATAGGATAGCACAAATCAATATCtagttaacaaaaactaaaagaggtaGTTCTTTTACTGTGCACCAacttacaaaatattattcattacaatagtgtttttttgtatttgtatttttaatctatattttttcacttttcattgcaatagtgcttcttttttttgcatttggtttttttaatctatgttttttttttcatgtttcaacATTTGGTTTATTGGCGATTGGGTTTCATGATgtgttattgtttgttttttatggagttatcctagtctcataacttttattacaattttaatAGGTTAAATTGGTTGACCctggttttttcttctattattggtattttttttttcaatttcatcattcaatattgggttaattataaattaagcttcatgatttattttggtttgctttctatgaggttattcaaGTTTTATGATCTAAGTCATGGGTTTTGCAAGTTAACCAAGATTTACTCATGTAGTTTTATTGTGTCCttgttttatattgatatttttttttcaatttcatccttcaacaatgtattaattaggaattgagcttcataatttgtttcaatttgttttctatggaatcattttaatcttataaccgagtcacaagtttgacatgttaatttagattgactcaggttgttttttcagtttgcttTATATGAAGTTTGTTGTAGATTTGGATGAATTGAAGTATTAATGGTGGTGGGGAGGTTCGTTACTTTTTTATGTCCTAGTGTTTCTAAGTCGTTAGCCATGGAAAAAACTTTTGAGTGAAGTGTGAAACAAGAATGAACTAGCTTACGTTCGGGTTTTCACAAACGACACCATTAATAAAATCGTAAACACTTCATATTAGATTTTGGGTTTCCACGATTGCATCTTAGGGTAAGATTTCTGGACTTGGTCATTCTACGCTCTCCTACAATAACAAGCCCCTATCAGGATAAAGGTCTTTTTGATACTTAAGTCAATAAATCATAGGAGGGAAGAAAAGCAGAATAACAAGAATGAGCATGTAAGAGAGTATATGTGATAGTTGTGTGTTTTGTTGTTATGTGGTCTTTTATTGTGGCTTTATGTTACCTTGTATCGGTTAATGTATTGTTACCTGGTGACCCGAAGGATTTATATATCTTGGTCACATGAAATTATCTCAAAGAGCATGAAGTTATAGACATACTGGAAAGTTTGGTGCCCTATCCATTAGTAGAAAAGGTTAGCACTTGTGAgtgatttacaaaaaaaacattagcttcGTATTGAAAAGGCATGTACCGTACTTACATAGCTATTAGAGAGAAAGCTTAACACCTCACTAACCTCTTGAAAATAGTTACACTATATTGTGGTGTGTTCTAAAACTAGGTATCGAGGGGATTTAGACTAGAGTTGGATTTGGTACTTGATTTGTTGCTAGTCTAAGGCTCATAAAATTTGGTAtgtgaagcttttttttttttttttacaattaacaATAATATGAGAATGctagttaattaaatataaaattgggacatttaagttataaaaaaaattcccaaatACATATGATGGCCCCCattttttgaagtaaaaacTTGGGAATATAAAGGGTTTCGTTGCCCTTAACATCACCAAGCCCATAATAATATCGAAACAGAacaattttttatacatttaaaaatattccaataaaataaaattgataatttttgtcaaaaatcTCGTGCTCCAATTCATCATCAATTGTCACGTAAAGGCTGCTCTTAAAATTACAGAATAACACTATCATTTTGTAGCTCACTCCGATacgtaaaataaaaataacttaggCGTAGCGTGAGAAACCTTAGGTCATGTCTTCATAGGttactctcttttctcttcattAAAGGAATGTAAAACATTATCGTGTTTTACTATTCATATTCCTATCATCGTATAAACAGATCagcaccttaatttttttaaaaaaaaaattcgaaccttttcttatctttttctttttttaaaaaaaaaattctaacttctaaatatttttcttttattttacccttcaatattttattacttttgaatttatcatcataatttatttcagtttttttatatataagattatCGTAATCTAAAATAAACATCTCAACATTTGTTTGATACTCAATTTTTAtaagtatctatttttttaccatatcattaaataaaaaataatttaaaaaataaatttttttcaaacccaaTAAAGTCCATGATCCATGTTGCGAGTTTTGCAAGTTAAGCTGCAAAGCTCCGGAtcgatctaatatattattatctcaatattaaaaaaaaattattatcttgaaATCTTTGTAAAGTCAAATCATACTTTTACTGATTCTCAGAGTTATTTTTGTACTCTTCAAATCAATGTTGAGTTATCtctaataatttgaaaaaaaaaaatcagaactttAAAAAAAAGCCAATAAATGTGGGTCTAGTGGGCCCTCCTACCCCTAAAAAAAGGGGCATGCTTGCATGGACTTACAATTACAAGCCCGCGCACTTGGccatcttgttttttctttttgttaagcTGAGCTAACAACGTGCCACATTTGTTCAACCTTTATTTTTGCAAGTGGGCAAGACTGCAAGCccagtttttaatttttgaaaacaaaacttttatttttaattatttttttactcgaaaacactttaaaaaacacactTAACACCTAAATAAACTCATTTATAATCttaaattgtcaaaataaattagttaaaactGAAGAACTAACCCtaatcaaaaacatttttaagccctgctttttttttaaaaaaaaaaaaacattttaatgaaacttattttgttaaaagaaaCTTGTTAACACCAAGATCGTCTTTGCATCACTAGAATTGtaacaaccaaaaaaatattatctttcttCTCTTGTTTTTAGATAACTTTCTCTCAGACACGAAGActaagcaatgaaaaaaattgaagtttggaTCAAAACTGAAATTTCAAAAGCTAAAGGGACCactaagaaaggaaaaggaaaatagagggactaaaaaaacttatagcATGAATTCTATATTTGAAACTTGATTTTACTTTGTTTGACACTTTGGTCCTATTCTTTTGAATTGTGTCTTCCTATaacaaatttgaagaaattaatcatcaatttagtcataaaatgatataattgaaaagaaggaaattgacgatcaaattgaaaaaagggGCTTCAATCCACAGTGAATTATAAGACATTGCGCCGTGTTTATACTTTATACAGTGAAATGGACACGGGATTTaggttttgttaataataataataataattaattaattaatgagttACAAAGTGTATTTGACCACCTCGACGTGGAATAATCTAGCAAGTTTTTATTCATGAAGTATCACTGGGCTTGCAGTCTTCCCCACTTGCAAAATTTTCTACAACAAGGCCCAAGCCTATCAGCATCTTCTTTAAgcccat
This region includes:
- the LOC7482484 gene encoding transcription factor MYB54 isoform X2; this encodes MEMTLQHSHNITCCHLENDGIPSHYTTSTATPCNSSAMETLNDMGSLSVDPSHRMPLNICSSVCFDMGQRGFALEGKSCSNRLENNQCSEEVGDGGKEQKHKAARIENIEESLVNGKDIMEGREPKICNRGHWRPAEDSKLKELVALYGPQNWNLIAEKLRGRSGKSCRLRWFNQLDPKINRTAFNEDEEERLMAAHRVYGNKWALIARFFPGRTDNAVKNHWHIVMARKYREQSCIYRRRKRTQAVQRRVDNAGDYVSRNTVKNTDPNSNIICNSRIIKPSCLPFSPLIGGCNSTYGKMTAELLFSRSHHGSLAEETSRFLSGHQMHYNMLRDSDTCTVFYAMQQSSNRHFPGFSDAMASSATQATVSEPSSSSLSVAENTEASSFEITTTSPPFIDFLGVGATGSARVSKTCNMYLRSNCVAYGSTGIIEGKEK
- the LOC7482484 gene encoding transcription factor MYB54 isoform X1, which codes for MEMTLQHSHNITCCHLENDGIPSHYTTSTATPCNSSAMETLNDMGSLSVDPSHRMPLNICSSVCFDMGQRGFALEGKSCSNRLENNQCSEEVGDGGKEQKHKAARIENIEESLVNGKDIMEGREPKICNRGHWRPAEDSKLKELVALYGPQNWNLIAEKLRGRSGKSCRLRWFNQLDPKINRTAFNEDEEERLMAAHRVYGNKWALIARFFPGRTDNAVKNHWHIVMARKYREQSCIYRRRKRTQAVQRRVDNAGDYVSRNTVKNTDPNSNIICNSRIIKPSCLPFSPLIGGCNSTYGKMTAELLFSRSHHGSLAEETSRFLSAGHQMHYNMLRDSDTCTVFYAMQQSSNRHFPGFSDAMASSATQATVSEPSSSSLSVAENTEASSFEITTTSPPFIDFLGVGATGSARVSKTCNMYLRSNCVAYGSTGIIEGKEK
- the LOC7482484 gene encoding transcription factor MYB35 isoform X3, translated to MEMTLQHSHNITCCHLENDGIPSHYTTSTATPCNSSAMETLNDMGSLSVDPSHRMPLNICSSVCFDMGQRGFALEGKSCSNRLENNQCSEEVGDGGKEQKHKAARIENIEESLVNGKDIMEGREPKICNRGHWRPAEDSKLKELVALYGPQNWNLIAEKLRGRSGKSCRLRWFNQLDPKINRTAFNEDEEERLMAAHRVYGNKWALIARFFPGRTDNAVKNHWHIVMARKYREQSCIYRRRKRTQAVQRRVDNAGDYVSRNTVKNTDPNSNIICNSRIIKPSCLPFSPLIGGCNSTYGKMTAELLFSRSHHGSLAEETSRFLSGFSDAMASSATQATVSEPSSSSLSVAENTEASSFEITTTSPPFIDFLGVGATGSARVSKTCNMYLRSNCVAYGSTGIIEGKEK